A portion of the Manduca sexta isolate Smith_Timp_Sample1 unplaced genomic scaffold, JHU_Msex_v1.0 HiC_scaffold_2293, whole genome shotgun sequence genome contains these proteins:
- the LOC119192048 gene encoding alpha-centractin-like: LHEVLMFAIQKSDMDLRKVLYQNIVLSGGSTLFRGFGDRLLAEIRRLAPGNQEDQVDSGAGTLISAPQERLYSTWIGGSILASLDTFRKMWVSKREYDEEDTAPCTENILKCYIYIIKSDECMKSV; the protein is encoded by the exons GACTCCACGAGGTGCTGATGTTCGCTATCCAGAAGTCTGACATGGATCTGCGAAAGGTGCTGTACCAGAACATCGTGCTGAGCGGCGGCTCCACGCTGTTCCGAGGGTTCGGAGACAGGCTGCTGGCCGAGATACGGAGGCTGGCGCCCGGCAATCAGGAAGATCAGGTGGACTCCGGGGCTGGTACCTTG ATCTCAGCACCACAAGAGCGTCTCTACTCTACGTGGATAGGCGGTTCTATTCTCGCGTCGCTCGACACATTCCGCAAGATGTGGGTCTCTAAACGCGAGTACGACGAGGAGGACACCGCGCCGTGCACAGAAAACattctaaaatgttatatatacataatcAAATCCGATGAATGTATGaaaagtgtttaa
- the LOC119192049 gene encoding aldo-keto reductase family 1 member B1-like isoform X2: MAPVPVVKLNNGQTIPAFGLGTWKSKPGEVTQAVKDAIDIGYRHIDCAFVYGNEKEVGEAITAKISEGVVKREELFITSKLWNTFHRPDLVRGALQKSLDNLNVEYLDLYLIHWPQAYKEDGPLFPTDESGNIQFSEVDYVDTWKSLEPLQKEGLVKSLGVSNFNSKQLKRLLERASVKPVVNQVECHPYLNQARLKKFCEDLDIKITAYSPLGSPDRPWAKPDDPQLMEDPKLKAIADRLGKTVAQVLIRYQIDRGNIVIPKSVTKSRIASNFDVFDFKLSAEDVALIDSFDCNGRLVPMTASLGHKYHPFENDEF; the protein is encoded by the exons atggcGCCCGTACCAGTCGTTAAATTGAATAATGGCCAAACGATACCCGCCTTCGGCCTGGGCACTTGGAAG TCCAAGCCAGGCGAAGTGACACAAGCCGTTAAGGATGCTATCGACATCGGCTACAGGCACATCGACTGCGCGTTTGTGTACGGAAACGAGAAGGAAGTCGGGGAGGCCATCACTGCCAAGATCAGCGAGGGAGTCGTCAAA AGGGAGGAGTTGTTCATCACGTCCAAGCTGTGGAACACGTTCCACCGGCCCGACCTGGTGCGTGGTGCGTTGCAGAAGAGCCTCGACAACCTCAACGTGGAGTACCTTGATCTGTACCTCATACACTGGCCTCAGGCGTATAAG GAAGACGGCCCCTTGTTCCCAACGGATGAGAGCGGCAACATCCAATTCTCCGAGGTGGACTACGTGGACACATGGAAGAGCCTCGAGCCGCTGCAAAAGGAGGGCCTGGTGAAGAGCCTCGGCGTCTCCAACTTCAACTCCAAGCAGCTGAAGAGGCTGCTCGAGCGTGCCAGCGTCAAGCCCGTCGTTAATCAG GTGGAATGCCACCCGTACTTGAACCAAGCGCGCCTGAAGAAGTTCTGCGAGGACCTTGACATCAAGATCACGGCGTACTCTCCGCTCGGCTCGCCGGACAGACCCTGGGCGAAGCCCGACGACCCTCAGCTGATGGAGGACCCCAAGCTCAAGGCCATCGCTGATAGACTTGGCAAGACTGTCGCGCAGGTGTTGATCAG GTATCAGATCGACCGCGGCAACATCGTGATCCCGAAGTCGGTGACCAAGTCGCGCATCGCGAGCAACTTCGACGTGTTCGACTTCAAGCTGTCGGCGGAGGACGTCGCGCTCATCGACAGCTTCGACTGCAACGGACGTCTCGTGCCCATGACCGC ATCATTGGGCCACAAGTACCATCCGTTCGAGAATGATGAGTTTTAA
- the LOC119192049 gene encoding aldo-keto reductase family 1 member B1-like isoform X1: MLFGPIQRLNLATFGRLSSSYFVLQFVCNYLKILFEYCVKMASKVPFVKFYNGLNCPILGLGTWKSKPGEVTQAVKDAIDIGYRHIDCAFVYGNEKEVGEAITAKISEGVVKREELFITSKLWNTFHRPDLVRGALQKSLDNLNVEYLDLYLIHWPQAYKEDGPLFPTDESGNIQFSEVDYVDTWKSLEPLQKEGLVKSLGVSNFNSKQLKRLLERASVKPVVNQVECHPYLNQARLKKFCEDLDIKITAYSPLGSPDRPWAKPDDPQLMEDPKLKAIADRLGKTVAQVLIRYQIDRGNIVIPKSVTKSRIASNFDVFDFKLSAEDVALIDSFDCNGRLVPMTASLGHKYHPFENDEF, translated from the exons atgctctttggtCCCATACAAAGGTTGAACTTGGCAACCTTCGGCCGGCTGTCGTCGTCGTATTTCGTATTGCAGTTCgtctgtaattatttaaaaatattattcgaatATTGTGTGAAAATGGCCTCAAAAGTGCCGTTTGTTAAGTTCTACAACGGGCTCAACTGCCCGATTCTTGGTTTGGGGACATGGAAG TCCAAGCCAGGCGAAGTGACACAAGCCGTTAAGGATGCTATCGACATCGGCTACAGGCACATCGACTGCGCGTTTGTGTACGGAAACGAGAAGGAAGTCGGGGAGGCCATCACTGCCAAGATCAGCGAGGGAGTCGTCAAA AGGGAGGAGTTGTTCATCACGTCCAAGCTGTGGAACACGTTCCACCGGCCCGACCTGGTGCGTGGTGCGTTGCAGAAGAGCCTCGACAACCTCAACGTGGAGTACCTTGATCTGTACCTCATACACTGGCCTCAGGCGTATAAG GAAGACGGCCCCTTGTTCCCAACGGATGAGAGCGGCAACATCCAATTCTCCGAGGTGGACTACGTGGACACATGGAAGAGCCTCGAGCCGCTGCAAAAGGAGGGCCTGGTGAAGAGCCTCGGCGTCTCCAACTTCAACTCCAAGCAGCTGAAGAGGCTGCTCGAGCGTGCCAGCGTCAAGCCCGTCGTTAATCAG GTGGAATGCCACCCGTACTTGAACCAAGCGCGCCTGAAGAAGTTCTGCGAGGACCTTGACATCAAGATCACGGCGTACTCTCCGCTCGGCTCGCCGGACAGACCCTGGGCGAAGCCCGACGACCCTCAGCTGATGGAGGACCCCAAGCTCAAGGCCATCGCTGATAGACTTGGCAAGACTGTCGCGCAGGTGTTGATCAG GTATCAGATCGACCGCGGCAACATCGTGATCCCGAAGTCGGTGACCAAGTCGCGCATCGCGAGCAACTTCGACGTGTTCGACTTCAAGCTGTCGGCGGAGGACGTCGCGCTCATCGACAGCTTCGACTGCAACGGACGTCTCGTGCCCATGACCGC ATCATTGGGCCACAAGTACCATCCGTTCGAGAATGATGAGTTTTAA